Proteins encoded in a region of the Ralstonia pseudosolanacearum genome:
- a CDS encoding type III effector protein chaperone, with amino-acid sequence MDTHDLAPPPNARAADGAQLAGGDLDTLMQRARELTHGAARALGLDEPAAAQAADDGGVVLNGTLVTVTPMPLEGLVGEAGDGALVVSATLGCRVGALDARALCALFAHTPGVLAVYNAAIGCQPNGELVLHRMVPVRDAAVDTLAQDLVVTQRLAVLLNDAATQVRTQQ; translated from the coding sequence GTGGACACGCATGACCTTGCCCCCCCACCGAACGCCCGCGCCGCCGATGGTGCGCAGCTCGCCGGCGGAGACCTCGACACGCTGATGCAGCGCGCACGCGAACTGACCCACGGGGCCGCGCGTGCGCTAGGCCTGGATGAGCCGGCCGCCGCGCAGGCCGCGGACGATGGTGGCGTGGTGCTCAACGGTACGCTGGTCACTGTGACCCCGATGCCGCTGGAGGGATTGGTCGGCGAAGCGGGCGACGGTGCGCTGGTGGTGTCCGCCACGCTCGGCTGCCGCGTCGGCGCGCTGGATGCGCGGGCGCTGTGCGCCCTCTTCGCGCACACGCCGGGCGTGCTGGCGGTCTACAACGCCGCCATCGGCTGCCAGCCCAACGGGGAACTGGTGCTGCACCGCATGGTGCCGGTGCGCGACGCCGCCGTCGACACGCTGGCGCAGGACCTGGTCGTCACGCAGCGGCTCGCTGTGCTGCTGAACGATGCGGCAACGCAGGTGAGGACACAGCAATGA
- a CDS encoding type III effector protein: protein MKTGGIQPGPIVPSPDLTAEGSPAPLTQGPTSTAPTTPEPRQVSGEHGGNLRRRAGAGTAMGSSMARRAKLPEAVDTVRNASLTRALPAAVKDVVAPAVTLMGDVLSTVGKAARQASQAPASSLPLQRALGGDLTHPDRQMEAHQKAVNYGEHSAQHTDRLVAFLHSVLRLGVAGTSMTFGLGRNAGLSAGDALGRAERGVPQASGIITGSEAPARRMSSQSAFLLAAAGVQQWALGSVTGAAGNLAGQFVAGPIINMLPRQFQAIDARAVVPQEIVELMNALKPGSGNALHDKAKAMQADIANISSESNVRLGQISFDSITAARMAAQSGTPLGVAGQISLGLAVSGTAGAVIGAVIAVRQSTATIDVPKADALRAVLALAPANRPAELETHAVPLFFAKHATMPATAAAGDIETGHVATAAQPHQQEQMSRMHAAVQQVKSLVTAPAGAIAKAFTASPLLEPQPTVEGAAPSGPVSRATATVSNVLASGVRRTKLMAESTAMSSLMSTGSAMLAGATEGPARRAVLALGNAIGIHAAIRPWFNALASHIPVGDNAMRAERQQHVNAQALRPERPEV, encoded by the coding sequence ATGAAAACAGGAGGAATCCAACCCGGTCCGATCGTTCCCAGCCCGGACCTCACGGCCGAGGGCAGTCCCGCGCCGCTCACGCAGGGGCCGACCTCGACCGCCCCGACCACCCCCGAGCCGAGGCAGGTCTCGGGCGAGCACGGAGGCAATCTGCGCAGGCGGGCTGGCGCGGGCACTGCCATGGGGTCGTCGATGGCGCGGCGCGCGAAGCTGCCCGAGGCAGTCGATACGGTGCGCAACGCCAGCCTGACGCGGGCCTTGCCGGCCGCGGTCAAGGACGTGGTTGCGCCGGCGGTCACGTTGATGGGCGACGTGCTGTCCACCGTCGGCAAGGCGGCGCGGCAGGCATCGCAGGCGCCAGCCTCCAGCCTGCCGTTGCAGCGGGCCCTCGGGGGCGATCTGACACACCCCGATCGGCAGATGGAGGCGCACCAGAAGGCGGTCAATTACGGTGAGCATTCCGCGCAGCATACCGATCGCCTGGTGGCATTCCTGCACAGCGTGCTGCGCCTTGGCGTGGCCGGTACCTCCATGACGTTCGGCCTGGGCCGCAATGCTGGCCTGTCCGCCGGCGACGCACTGGGCCGTGCCGAACGTGGCGTGCCGCAGGCCAGCGGGATCATCACCGGCAGCGAGGCACCGGCGCGGAGGATGTCTTCGCAATCCGCGTTCCTGCTGGCCGCGGCGGGTGTGCAGCAGTGGGCGCTGGGGTCGGTGACCGGTGCAGCGGGCAACCTGGCCGGGCAGTTTGTCGCCGGGCCGATCATCAACATGCTGCCGCGCCAGTTCCAGGCCATCGACGCCCGCGCCGTGGTGCCCCAGGAGATCGTGGAGCTCATGAACGCGCTGAAGCCGGGGTCCGGCAACGCACTGCACGACAAGGCCAAGGCGATGCAGGCGGATATCGCCAACATCTCCAGCGAGAGCAACGTGCGGCTCGGCCAGATCTCGTTCGACTCGATCACCGCCGCGCGCATGGCCGCCCAGAGCGGCACGCCGCTGGGCGTTGCCGGTCAGATCAGCCTGGGCCTGGCGGTGTCGGGCACGGCCGGCGCCGTGATCGGCGCGGTGATTGCGGTGCGGCAGTCGACCGCCACGATCGATGTGCCGAAGGCCGACGCGTTGCGCGCTGTCCTCGCATTGGCGCCCGCCAACCGGCCGGCCGAGCTGGAGACGCATGCCGTACCGCTGTTCTTCGCCAAGCACGCCACGATGCCGGCCACGGCGGCAGCAGGCGATATCGAGACCGGCCATGTCGCGACCGCCGCGCAACCGCACCAGCAGGAGCAGATGTCGCGCATGCATGCCGCAGTCCAGCAGGTGAAGAGCCTGGTGACTGCGCCGGCCGGTGCCATCGCCAAGGCATTCACGGCGAGCCCGTTGCTCGAGCCGCAGCCCACGGTCGAGGGGGCGGCGCCGTCCGGCCCGGTGAGCCGTGCCACGGCCACGGTCTCCAACGTGCTTGCCAGCGGTGTCCGGCGCACGAAGCTGATGGCCGAGTCGACCGCCATGAGCAGCCTGATGTCCACCGGCAGCGCCATGCTGGCCGGCGCGACCGAAGGCCCGGCACGGCGCGCGGTGCTGGCGCTGGGCAACGCCATCGGCATCCACGCGGCTATCCGGCCCTGGTTCAACGCCCTGGCGAGCCATATCCCGGTGGGCGACAACGCCATGCGCGCCGAGCGCCAGCAGCACGTCAACGCCCAGGCGCTGCGGCCCGAACGGCCGGAAGTCTGA